In the genome of Phlebotomus papatasi isolate M1 chromosome 2, Ppap_2.1, whole genome shotgun sequence, one region contains:
- the LOC129804038 gene encoding sodium-independent sulfate anion transporter-like isoform X2, with amino-acid sequence MYTGISSEAPPEDYSEEFPEILPILRRQCSGFCDKSTLLKRLPILNWLPKYQLNYLFSDFVAGLTVGLTAIPQGIAYAVVAGLEPQYGLYSGFMGCFMYFLFGSCKDITIGPTAIMSLMVANYVTASPDYAVLSCFLSGILIFLLGVLNLGFLVQFISVPVTAGFTSAAAITIASTQLKALFGLPGHANDFIEAWSNFFQHISDIQLWDTVLGVITVICLLVLKKMNSIQKWRVFFRYLSLSRNALAVISGTVLAYLLFTFNDKTPFTLTGNVVSGLPPFQPPPFTTTVNNETVPFSEMIKTLGSGIVAIPLVSILESVAVAKAFSKGKTVDATQEMIALGMCNIMGSFVLSMPITGSFTRTAVNNTSGVRTTLGGVFTGILILLALGFLAQTFYFIPKTTLAAVILAAMFSMVEYELLFKLWRTRRIEVLPFLVTLIACLLLGLEYGIVIGVGVNILFVLYSTARPSTPHDIRKISDTEVLVVSPDQSLVFSAAENFKYKVLKYTLNAPDTLNLIVLNGHYVQSIDFTAAMNLNTLVGDLKIMGKSLVFWNWPRQCVGLAWRISPEFGALFKRTDNLDDLVKLWHHEKQDYINGVTCN; translated from the exons AAGCACCTCCGGAAGATTACAGCGAAGAGTTTCCAGAGATCCTTCCTATTTTGCGAAGACAATGCAGTGGATTCTGTGACAAATCAACATTGCTCAAGAGGCTTCCTATTCTCAATTGGTTGCCAAAATATCagctaaattatttattctctGACTTTGTGGCAGGTTTGACTGTTGGCTTGACAGCAATTCCACAG GGAATTGCATATGCTGTTGTGGCTGGATTAGAACCACAATATGGACTCTATTCTGGATTTATGGGCTGTTTTATGTACTTCCTCTTTGGAAGTTGTAAAGATATAACAATTG GACCAACAGCCATTATGTCACTAATGGTAGCCAACTACGTGACAGCAAGCCCTGACTACGCAGTATTAAGTTGTTTCCTGAGTGGAATTTTAATCTTTCTGTTGGGAGTATTAAATTTGGGTTTCCTAGTGCAATTCATCTCCGTCCCCGTGACAGCAGGATTCACTTCGGCAGCCGCAATAACGATTGCCAGTACCCAGCTTAAAGCATTATTTGGTCTTCCAGGACACGCAAATGATTTCATTGAAGCGTGGAGCAATTTCTTCCAACATATCAGTGATATTCAACTCTGGGACACTGTCCTCGGAGTCATCACAGTGATATGCTTACTAGTTCTTAAG aaaatgaatAGCATTCAAAAGTGGAGAGTATTCTTTAGGTACTTGTCACTCTCACGGAATGCTCTAGCTGTGATAAGCGGCACGGTTCTTGCGTACCTTCTCTTCACATTTAACGATAAGACTCCTTTTACGCTCACTGGAAACGTTGTTTCTGGCCTACCACCATTCCAGCCGCCACCTTTCACCACTACAGTTAACAATGAAACTGTACCTTTTAGCGAAATGATCAAAACTTTGGGATCAGGAATTGTAGCCATTCCCTTAGTATCAATACTCGAGAGCGTAGCAGTTGCTAAAGCTTTTT cTAAAGGAAAAACAGTGGATGCAACACAGGAGATGATTGCTCTTGGAATGTGCAATATAATGGGATCTTTTGTCCTGTCAATGCCAATTACGGGTTCATTTACAAGAACAGCCGTCAACAACACTAGTGGCGTTCGCACCACTCTCGGTGGCGTCTTCACAGGAATCCTGATCCTTTTAGCTCTTGGATTTCTCGCTCAGACTTTCTATTTCATTCCCAAGACAACACTCGCCGCCGTGATTCTGGCGGCCATGTTCTCTATGGTAGAGTACGAGCTGCTCTTCAAGCTCTGGCGTACTAGACGAATAGAAGTGCTTCCCTTCTTGGTCACACTAATAGCGTGCTTATTACTTGGACTCGAATATGGTATTGTCATAGGGGTTGGAGTGAATATCCTATTCGTTCTCTACAGCACTGCTCGACCTAGCACACCACACGACATTCGCAAAATATCTGATACTGAGGTACTTGTAGTATCACCAGATCAGAGTTTGGTGTTTTCAGCAGCTGAAAACTTCAAGTACAAAGTACTGAAGTACACACTCAATGCTCCGGATACACTGAACCTCATTGTCCTCAATGGTCACTATGTCCAGAGCATTGATTTCACTGCTGCTATGAACCTCAACACACTGGTAGGGGATCTTAAGATCATGGGCAAGAGTCTAGTGTTTTGGAATTGGCCAAGGCAGTGTGTGGGCTTAGCCTGGCGCATAAGCCCTGAATTCGGTGCACTTTTCAAGCGAACGGACAACCTGGATGATCTAGTCAAATTGTGGCACCATGAAAAGCAGGACTATATCAACGGTGTCACATGTAATTGA
- the LOC129804038 gene encoding sodium-independent sulfate anion transporter-like isoform X1 → MVFSRNSITVTAKEAPPEDYSEEFPEILPILRRQCSGFCDKSTLLKRLPILNWLPKYQLNYLFSDFVAGLTVGLTAIPQGIAYAVVAGLEPQYGLYSGFMGCFMYFLFGSCKDITIGPTAIMSLMVANYVTASPDYAVLSCFLSGILIFLLGVLNLGFLVQFISVPVTAGFTSAAAITIASTQLKALFGLPGHANDFIEAWSNFFQHISDIQLWDTVLGVITVICLLVLKKMNSIQKWRVFFRYLSLSRNALAVISGTVLAYLLFTFNDKTPFTLTGNVVSGLPPFQPPPFTTTVNNETVPFSEMIKTLGSGIVAIPLVSILESVAVAKAFSKGKTVDATQEMIALGMCNIMGSFVLSMPITGSFTRTAVNNTSGVRTTLGGVFTGILILLALGFLAQTFYFIPKTTLAAVILAAMFSMVEYELLFKLWRTRRIEVLPFLVTLIACLLLGLEYGIVIGVGVNILFVLYSTARPSTPHDIRKISDTEVLVVSPDQSLVFSAAENFKYKVLKYTLNAPDTLNLIVLNGHYVQSIDFTAAMNLNTLVGDLKIMGKSLVFWNWPRQCVGLAWRISPEFGALFKRTDNLDDLVKLWHHEKQDYINGVTCN, encoded by the exons ATGGTTTTCTCACGAAATTCCATCACTGTGACAGCAAAAG AAGCACCTCCGGAAGATTACAGCGAAGAGTTTCCAGAGATCCTTCCTATTTTGCGAAGACAATGCAGTGGATTCTGTGACAAATCAACATTGCTCAAGAGGCTTCCTATTCTCAATTGGTTGCCAAAATATCagctaaattatttattctctGACTTTGTGGCAGGTTTGACTGTTGGCTTGACAGCAATTCCACAG GGAATTGCATATGCTGTTGTGGCTGGATTAGAACCACAATATGGACTCTATTCTGGATTTATGGGCTGTTTTATGTACTTCCTCTTTGGAAGTTGTAAAGATATAACAATTG GACCAACAGCCATTATGTCACTAATGGTAGCCAACTACGTGACAGCAAGCCCTGACTACGCAGTATTAAGTTGTTTCCTGAGTGGAATTTTAATCTTTCTGTTGGGAGTATTAAATTTGGGTTTCCTAGTGCAATTCATCTCCGTCCCCGTGACAGCAGGATTCACTTCGGCAGCCGCAATAACGATTGCCAGTACCCAGCTTAAAGCATTATTTGGTCTTCCAGGACACGCAAATGATTTCATTGAAGCGTGGAGCAATTTCTTCCAACATATCAGTGATATTCAACTCTGGGACACTGTCCTCGGAGTCATCACAGTGATATGCTTACTAGTTCTTAAG aaaatgaatAGCATTCAAAAGTGGAGAGTATTCTTTAGGTACTTGTCACTCTCACGGAATGCTCTAGCTGTGATAAGCGGCACGGTTCTTGCGTACCTTCTCTTCACATTTAACGATAAGACTCCTTTTACGCTCACTGGAAACGTTGTTTCTGGCCTACCACCATTCCAGCCGCCACCTTTCACCACTACAGTTAACAATGAAACTGTACCTTTTAGCGAAATGATCAAAACTTTGGGATCAGGAATTGTAGCCATTCCCTTAGTATCAATACTCGAGAGCGTAGCAGTTGCTAAAGCTTTTT cTAAAGGAAAAACAGTGGATGCAACACAGGAGATGATTGCTCTTGGAATGTGCAATATAATGGGATCTTTTGTCCTGTCAATGCCAATTACGGGTTCATTTACAAGAACAGCCGTCAACAACACTAGTGGCGTTCGCACCACTCTCGGTGGCGTCTTCACAGGAATCCTGATCCTTTTAGCTCTTGGATTTCTCGCTCAGACTTTCTATTTCATTCCCAAGACAACACTCGCCGCCGTGATTCTGGCGGCCATGTTCTCTATGGTAGAGTACGAGCTGCTCTTCAAGCTCTGGCGTACTAGACGAATAGAAGTGCTTCCCTTCTTGGTCACACTAATAGCGTGCTTATTACTTGGACTCGAATATGGTATTGTCATAGGGGTTGGAGTGAATATCCTATTCGTTCTCTACAGCACTGCTCGACCTAGCACACCACACGACATTCGCAAAATATCTGATACTGAGGTACTTGTAGTATCACCAGATCAGAGTTTGGTGTTTTCAGCAGCTGAAAACTTCAAGTACAAAGTACTGAAGTACACACTCAATGCTCCGGATACACTGAACCTCATTGTCCTCAATGGTCACTATGTCCAGAGCATTGATTTCACTGCTGCTATGAACCTCAACACACTGGTAGGGGATCTTAAGATCATGGGCAAGAGTCTAGTGTTTTGGAATTGGCCAAGGCAGTGTGTGGGCTTAGCCTGGCGCATAAGCCCTGAATTCGGTGCACTTTTCAAGCGAACGGACAACCTGGATGATCTAGTCAAATTGTGGCACCATGAAAAGCAGGACTATATCAACGGTGTCACATGTAATTGA